The following are encoded in a window of Echeneis naucrates chromosome 19, fEcheNa1.1, whole genome shotgun sequence genomic DNA:
- the LOC115059765 gene encoding G protein-activated inward rectifier potassium channel 1-like codes for MSAVRRKFGEDYQVVNTNRSMTFSVPVKKKRQRFVEKNGRCNVQHGNLGGETSRYISDLFTTLVDLKWRWNLLIFILTYTVAWLVMASMWWVIAYIRGDLSRGGHDQSYTPCVANVYNFPSAFLFFIETEATIGYGHRYITEKCPEGIILFLFQSLLGSIVDAFLIGCMFIKMSQPKKRAETLMFSQDAVISQRDGKLCLMFRVGNLRNSHMVSAQIRCKLIKSRQTPEGEFLPLDQCELDVGFGTGADQLFLVSPLTICHEINTKSPFFDLSQRSLMNEQFEIVVILEGIVETTGMTCQARTSYTEDEVLWGHRFLPVMSLEEGFFRVDYSQFHNTFEVPTPPYSVKEQEEKSSLTSPNPLPVAPAPSSPVLGNGARGGRRERLLSADCADHVEDQASRLPRKLQRMSSTKEELLWRGLKTGPALPGGKASSTGDLPLSIQRLRSSSIPASRHGQLEEQVQLLSLDGDVEEGELEQHKLPAAISTITAPTPTLVQIALVGSRPEDNLPPKLRRMNADR; via the exons ATGTCAGCCGTTAGGAGGAAATTTGGAGAGGATTACCAGGTGGTAAACACCAACCGGAGCATGACTTTCTCCGTCCCGGTGAAGAAAAAGCGGCAGCGCTTTGTGGAGAAGAACGGCCGCTGCAACGTCCAGCACGGTAACCTTGGCGGAGAGACCAGCCGGTACATCTCCGATCTGTTCACCACGCTGGTGGATCTCAAGTGGCGGTGGAACCtgctcatcttcatcctcacttACACGGTGGCGTGGCTCGTCATGGCTTCCATGTGGTGGGTGATTGCCTACATCCGCGGTGACCTGAGCCGCGGGGGCCACGACCAGTCCTACACCCCGTGCGTCGCCAACGTGTACAACTTTCCCTCCgccttcctgtttttcatcGAGACGGAGGCGACCATCGGCTACGGCCACCGCTACATCACGGAGAAGTGCCCCGAGGGgatcatcctcttcctcttccagtCGCTGCTGGGCTCCATCGTGGATGCCTTCCTCATCGGCTGCATGTTCATCAAGATGTCGCAGCCCAAGAAGCGCGCAGAGACGCTCATGTTCAGCCAGGACGCGGTGATCTCGCAGCGGGACGGGAAGTTGTGTCTCATGTTCCGGGTGGGGAACCTGCGGAACAGCCACATGGTGTCCGCGCAGATCAGGTGCAAACTCATCAAG TCCCGGCAGACCCCCGAGGGCGAGTTCCTGCCTCTGGACCAGTGTGAACTAGATGTGGGATTTGGGACAGGAGCAGACCAGCTTTTCTTGGTGTCACCTCTCACCATCTGTCATGAAATCAACACCAAGAGCCCGTTCTTCGATCTGTCACAGCGCTCTCTCATGAATGAGCAGTTCGAAATTGTTGTCATCCTCGAAGGAATTGTGGAAACCACTG GTATGACATGTCAGGCAAGGACATCTTATACCGAGGACGAAGTCTTGTGGGGACATCGATTTCTCCCTGTAATGTCTTTGGAAGAGGGCTTTTTCAGAGTTGACTATTCCCAATTTCACAACACCTTTGAGGTCCCTACACCTCCATACAGTGtaaaagagcaggaggagaagtcCTCGCTGACATCACCCAACCCTCTGCCGGTTGCGCCCGCCCCCTCATCTCCTGTGCTTGGCAACGGTGCCCGTGGAGGCCGCAGAGAAAGGCTCCTGTCGGCTGACTGTGCAGATCATGTGGAGGACCAGGCCTCGAGACTACCCCGCAAACTTCAACGCATGAGCTCTACCAAGGAGGAACTTCTCTGGAGGGGGCTGAAGACAGGGCCAGCTTTGCCAGGGGGGAAAGCCTCCAGCACAGGAGACCTGCCACTTAGTATTCAGAGGTTGAGGTCCAGCTCCATCCCAGCCTCAAGGCACGGACAGCTAGAGGAGCAGGTCCAGCTGTTGTCTTTGGATGGGGATGTAGAGGAGGGGGAGCTGGAGCAACACAAACTTCCAGCGGCGATTAGCACCATCACTGCTCCAACCCCGACTCTGGTTCAGATCGCGTTGGTGGGGAGTCGGCCGGAGGATAACCTGCCACCCAAACTGCGCAGAATGAATGCCGATCGCTGA